One segment of Lachancea thermotolerans CBS 6340 chromosome E complete sequence DNA contains the following:
- the HOR7 gene encoding Hor7p (similar to uniprot|Q05827 Saccharomyces cerevisiae YMR251W-A HOR7), translating into MKFTTVFAAAAAVTVASAANSSNSSSSNAAPAAGSNAVGYTAAGAALAGAVALLM; encoded by the coding sequence ATGAAGTTCACCACTGTTttcgccgccgccgccgccgtcACCGTCGCCTCCGCTGCCAACAGCTCCAACTCGAGCAGCTCCAACGCCGCCCCAGCCGCTGGCTCCAACGCCGTCGGCTACACCGCTGCTGGTGCCGCCCTTGCCGGTGCCGTCGCTTTGTTGATGTAA
- the ECM33 gene encoding Ecm33p (similar to uniprot|P38248 Saccharomyces cerevisiae YBR078w and to uniprot|Q12355 Saccharomyces cerevisiae YDR055w): MQYKTGVATAALLSATALAANSTTSVPSSCSIKSGSTVTAQAQLDQYSGCQSLVGDLNIGGDSLTGSASLANVEEIDGSLNVVNATQLVSFAADKLSSISGSLSMKQLTLLQSASFGSLQEVDTIQFITLPAISSIATNLKSLNSLEISDTNLESIDGFNNLETVTDFNVNNNKNLAKIDSKLKSVSDSLQVGYNGDEADVKFDNLVWANNITLRDVSSASFAKLTKVNQSLGFINNSIESLNLSVGTVGGTLTVVSNDDLTDLDFSNLTSVAGGVVVANNSKLSNIDGLSKLQTIGGALTVIGNFSVLDLDSLKSVKGGADVETKSSNYTCDSLKKLQKNNAIQGDAFVCKNGATSTSIKLSSASGSETASESSASSGTKTATASTISSKSSSSKSSGGAGAQMAPVSFMGAVAAVAVALL, translated from the exons ATGCAATACAAGACCGGAGTAGCCACCGCCGCCCTGCTGAGCGCCACTGCCCTCGCAGCCA ACTCCACCACTAGTGTGCCTTCCTCCTGTTCCATCAAGTCCGGTTCCACCGTCACTGCGCAGGCCCAACTTGACCAGTACTCTGGATGCCAGTCTCTGGTCGGTGACCTGAACATCGGTGGTGACTCCTTGACCGGCTCCGCCTCCCTCGCCAACGTCGAGGAGATCGACGGTTCTTTGAATGTCGTCAACGCCACCCAGTTGGTTTCCTTTGCTGCCGACAAGCTGAGCTCCATCTCGGGTTCTTTGAGCATGAAGCAGTTGACTCTGCTGCAGTCTGCCTCTTTCGGCTCTCTGCAGGAGGTTGACACCATCCAATTCATCACCCTGCCCGCTATCAGCAGCATTGCCACCAACCTGAAGTCTCTGAATAGTCTGGAGATTTCTGACACCAACTTGGAGTCCATCGACggtttcaacaacttggagACTGTCACCGACTTCAAcgtcaacaacaacaagaacCTCGCCAAGATCGACTCCAAATTGAAGTCAGTGTCTGACTCTTTGCAGGTTGGTTACAACGGTGACGAGGCCGATGTCAAGTTCGACAACTTGGTCTGGGCTAACAACATCACCCTGCGTGATGTCAGCTCCGCCTCTTTCGCGAAATTGACCAAGGTCAACCAGTCTCTTGGCTTCATCAACAACTCCATCGAGTCCCTGAACCTGTCTGTTGGTACCGTCGGTGGTACTTTGACCGTTGTTTCTAACGACGACTTGACTGACCTCGACTTCTCCAACTTGACCTCTGTTGCTGGTGGTGTTGTCGTTGCCAACAACTCCAAGCTCTCCAACATTGACGGTTTGAGCAAGTTGCAGACTATCGGCGGTGCTTTGACCGTTATCGGTAACTTCTCTGTCTTGGACCTCGACTCTCTTAAGTCTGTCAAGGGTGGTGCCGACGTTGAGACAAAGTCTTCCAACTACACTTGCgactctttgaagaagttacAGAAGAACAATGCCATCCAGGGTGACGCTTTCGTTTGCAAGAACGGTGCTACCTCTACTTCGATCAAGTTGAGCTCCGCTTCTGGTTCCGAGACCGCCTCCGAGTCTAGCGCTTCCAGCGGAACCAAGACCGCTACTGCCTCTACCATCTCTTCGAAGAGCTCCTCTTCCAAGTCGAGTGGTGGCGCTGGTGCTCAAATGGCCCCTGTTTCCTTCATGGGTGCTGTCGCCGCTGTTGCCGTTGCCTTGTTGTAA
- a CDS encoding GLTP domain-containing protein (conserved hypothetical protein) yields MSTFFDEMKTSFEAVPVDSENKISTSEFLDASESLVKLFDLLGNSAFTVVQKDLTGNITKIRKRLTAAPAESITLQDLVTNERGSGHKSASEGLLWLNRGLQFTAQAMRETVENPSLELSKTFTDAYNKTLTKHHGMLIRPVFKLAMKACPYRKDFFAKLGADQTKVNAQLKAWLEALEKIVAILLDFLGVACKDL; encoded by the coding sequence ATGAGCACGTTCTTCGATGAaatgaaaacttcttttgaagctgtcCCTGTGGACAGCGAAAACAAGATATCGACATCTGAATTCCTGGATGCCTCAGAGTCTCTCGTCAAGCTATTTGATCTCTTGGGCAACTCAGCCTTCACTGTGGTTCAGAAAGATCTTACGGGGAACATCACAAAAATTCGCAAGAGACTAACCGCTGCCCCTGCCGAGTCTATCACCCTACAGGATTTGGTCACCAACGAACGCGGTTCAGGACACAAGTCTGCGTCAGAGGGCCTCTTGTGGCTGAACAGAGGTTTGCAATTCACTGCGCAAGCCATGCGTGAAACCGTGGAGAACCCAAGCCTGGAGTTGTCAAAGACTTTCACTGACGCTTACAACAAAACTTTAACGAAGCACCACGGTATGCTGATCAGACCGGTATTCAAGCTGGCAATGAAAGCCTGTCCTTACAGAAAAGACTTTTTCGCAAAGCTGGGGGCAGACCAGACGAAGGTGAACGCGCAATTGAAGGCCTGGCTTGAGGCGCTCGAGAAGATCGTCGCCATTTTGCTCGATTTCCTCGGCGTTGCTTGCAAGGACTTGTAA
- the RPG1 gene encoding translation initiation factor eIF3 core subunit a (similar to uniprot|P38249 Saccharomyces cerevisiae YBR079C RPG1 Subunit of the core complex of translation initiation factor 3(eIF3) essential for translation part of a subcomplex (Prt1p-Rpg1p-Nip1p) that stimulates binding of mRNA and tRNA(i)Met to ribosomes) has protein sequence MAPPVLRPENALKRAEELISVGEPLAALQSLYAYLSSRRTRWAQPGALEPIVFKFLELGVDLKKGKIIKDGLHQYKKNMQISPEGLSSVGVVSRKFIDTIEVKMASEQAKADEQEQDADDDLEGGVTPENLLISASEEEQSVAGFNDEAITSWLRFTWESYRAVLDLLRNNSQLEVTYSGVVNRTMNFCLKYKRKNEFKRLAEMLRQHLDAANYQQKYNNYTVNLADPDTLQRYLDQRFQQVNVSVKLELWHEAFRSIEDVHHLMAMSKRPTKPSVLANYYENLAKIFFVSGNYLLNAAAWEKFFKLYLKNPNATEKDFHFYASTFMLASLSVPADDLPFVGFDPLIRLCNLLNLESKPTRTGLIEAATEETVYSKVDDEIKQLHELLGDEFDFKSIKQKLTDLLPALEAKPYFKSYTAPLRNYIVRKIFVGISEAYESIKSEDLSAFVTLPGPFELNELEIEKSLMQAAMEDYVTFTIDHETDTITFSKDPFEALTSVNTSTTEEAEGNEDEEDEAKTEGEELEAENDPEPVVTRNAAIRAHLSDLAKLLKEVEGFSDGSYMFKVKVARENLIQQSNDTIARERKAAEERAKHLEERKRAESGKYLTAEQAAELRMRRTMEEKAAADARMESEAKRRAEEKLEREKALVREKEMLKLIEEVNAKGIIHIDPKDAKKLTAEDVRRMTIEQLSKDKKELEDRMRTAFKRLDHTERAFRKVELPLLEKDAEKQETRDLENYNNMRAKLLDAAKKEHAEHLKLHERLSKMGDDFKKFKAGMMSEKEAQYQKQLAESAAKLEAAKNARIEEVRKQRYEQLVAERKAEIEAEQEAERMRKEREERARINKEKDELYLRQREREEAIERKMTSQKAAPAPAPAPAAPPAGKVSFAEAMRLRRQGVEVPSAAPARSAARSTPAAPAPEPVRAAPVQTPTPAPAPAPAAPAPAAAAPAAAAPAQEMTFAERMRLKRMNRQ, from the coding sequence ATGGCTCCACCTGTTTTGCGTCCTGAGAACGCCCTGAAAAGAGCCGAAGAGCTTATTTCCGTTGGAGAGCCTTTGGCCGCTCTACAGTCACTTTATGCCTATCTATCCTCCAGAAGGACACGTTGGGCCCAGCCTGGAGCTCTCGAGCCAATTGTGTTCAAGTTCCTGGAGTTAGGTGTTGATCTGAAGAAGGGTAAGATCATTAAAGATGGTTTACATCAGtacaagaagaacatgCAAATCAGCCCAGAAGGTTTGAGCTCTGTGGGTGTTGTTTCTCGTAAGTTCATTGACACTATCGAGGTTAAAATGGCATCTGAGCAGGCCAAGGCTGACGAGCAAGAGCAAGATGCTGACGATGATTTGGAAGGCGGTGTGACCCCCGAGAACCTTCTCATTTCCGCTTCTGAGGAAGAACAGTCTGTTGCTGGTTTCAATGATGAAGCAATTACTTCGTGGTTAAGATTCACTTGGGAGTCGTACCGTGCTGTGTTGGATCTCCTTAGAAACAACTCGCAGCTCGAGGTTACTTACTCCGGTGTCGTGAACCGTACTATGAACTTCTGCTTGAAATACAAGCGTAAAAACGAGTTCAAGAGATTGGCCGAGATGCTTCGTCAGCACTTGGACGCAGCCAACTACCAGCAAAAATACAACAACTACACTGTCAACTTAGCCGACCCAGATACTCTACAGAGATACTTGGATCAGCGTTTCCAACAAGTGAACGTTTCTGTCAAGTTGGAACTGTGGCACGAAGCTTTCAGATCTATTGAAGATGTCCACCATCTGATGGCAATGTCTAAGAGGCCCACTAAGCCTTCGGTTTTGGCTAACTATTACGAGAACTTAGCCAAAATATTTTTTGTCTCTGGGAACTACCTCTTGAACGCCGCTGCGTGGgagaagtttttcaagctgtATTTGAAGAACCCGAATGCTACTGAGAAAGACTTCCACTTCTATGCTTCCACTTTTATGCTAGCATCATTGTCTGTTCCAGCCGACGATCTTCCTTTTGTTGGGTTTGATCCACTAATCCGCTTGTGCAacctcttgaacttggagTCTAAGCCAACAAGAACGGGTCTAATCGAGGCGGCAACAGAGGAAACTGTGTACTCCAAGGTCGATGATGAAATCAAGCAGCTACACGAGCTGTTGGGTGATGAGTTCGACTTCAAGTCTATCAAACAGAAGCTCACTGACTTGCTCCCTGCCCTGGAGGCCAAGCCATACTTCAAGTCTTATACGGCTCCCTTGAGAAACTACATCGTCAGGAAAATCTTTGTCGGAATCTCGGAAGCCTATGAAAGCATCAAGTCTGAAGATCTTTCCGCTTTTGTCACTTTGCCCGGTCCTTTCGAGCTGAATGAGCTTGAGATTGAGAAGTCCCTAATGCAGGCTGCTATGGAGGACTACGTCACTTTCACTATCGATCACGAAACCGACACAATCACGTTTAGCAAGGATCCTTTCGAAGCTTTGACAAGTGTCAACACAAGCACCACTGAGGAGGCTGAGGGAAACgaggatgaagaggacgaagCTAAGACGGAGGGCGAGGAATTGGAGGCCGAAAATGACCCTGAGCCTGTCGTTACCAGAAATGCTGCCATCCGTGCTCACTTGAGTGATTTAGCCAAGCTCTTAAAGGAAGTCGAAGGTTTCTCAGACGGCTCCTACATGTTCAAGGTTAAGGTGGCTCGTGAGAACTTGATCCAACAATCCAACGACACCATCGCTCGTGAAAGAAaggctgctgaagaaagagctaaGCACTTGGAGgaaagaaagagagcaGAGTCTGGTAAGTACTTGACTGCCGAGCAAGCAGCTGAGTTGAGAATGAGACGTACTATGGAGGAGAAGGCAGCTGCCGATGCAAGAATGGAAAGCGAAGCTAAGCGCCGTGCCGAGGAGAAACTGGAACGTGAGAAGGCTTTGGTGAGAGAAAAGGAAATGCTAAAGTTGATTGAGGAGGTCAACGCTAAGGGCATCATTCATATCGACCCTAAGGATGCTAAGAAGCTGACTGCAGAGGACGTTAGAAGGATGACGATCGAGCAGCTGTCtaaggacaagaaggagctAGAGGACCGTATGAGGACTGCTTTCAAGAGGCTAGACCACactgaaagagctttcagaaaGGTGGAGCTGCCCCTACTCGAGAAAGACGCTGAGAAGCAGGAGACTAGAGACTTAGAAAACTACAACAACATGAGAGCGAAGTTGCTAGACGCtgccaagaaagagcaTGCAGAACATCTGAAGCTGCACGAGCGTCTCTCCAAGATGGGCGAcgacttcaagaaattcaaAGCTGGCATGATGTCCGAGAAGGAAGCTCAATACCAGAAGCAGTTGGCTGAGAGCGCTGCCAAACTCGAGGCTGCCAAGAACGCACGTATCGAAGAGGTTCGCAAACAGCGTTACGAGCAGCTGGTTGCAGAGAGGAAGGCTGAGATCGAGGCCGAACAAGAGGCTGAGCGTATGAGAAAGGAGCGTGAGGAGCGCGCCAGAATCAACAAGGAGAAGGACGAACTCTACCTGAGacaaagagaaagagaagaggctATCGAGAGAAAAATGACCTCTCAAAAGgctgctcctgctcctgctcctgctcctgccGCCCCACCTGCTGGTAAGGTTTCTTTCGCCGAAGCCATGAGGTTGAGAAGACAAGGTGTTGAAGTACCAAGCGCTGCGCCTGCTAGATCCGCGGCCAGAAGCACACCAGCTGCTCCCGCTCCGGAACCAGTTCGCGCTGCCCCAGTGCAGACTCCCACACCAGCTCCTGCGCCAGCCCcagcagcgccagctccagcagcggctgctccagcagcggctgctccagctcaagaaatgaCTTTCGCCGAAAGAATGAGATTGAAGAGAATGAATAGACAATAA
- the SEC18 gene encoding AAA family ATPase SEC18 (highly similar to uniprot|P18759 Saccharomyces cerevisiae YBR080C SEC18 ATPase required for the release of Sec17p during the 'priming' step in homotypic vacuole fusion and for ER to Golgi transport homolog of the mammalian NSF), translating into MEKFGLAGKLPSFGRATHNAPPNMSNVDMSPRHLAVANCPNNAFALANVAAVSPSDFPDNIYVLVDNLFVFTTKHSNDVPPGTIGFNGNQRTWGGWSLNQAVQARAFDLFQYSGKHAYLGTLDLEISFRSKGKAVDTQFEQDDLAKQFLKNFESQIFSPTQYLIFEYKGHIFDIKVKGLQTIDLGDVEIVTPISTGIETKGILIKQTQINYFKGRDGLVNLKSGNSLRPRSDAVIRPDFKFEDLGVGGLDKEFTKIFRRAFASRIFPPAVIEKLGISHVKGLLLHGPPGTGKTLIARKIGTMLNAKEPKIVNGPEILSKYVGSSEENIRNLFKDAEAEYKAKGEESSLHIIIFDELDSVFKQRGSRGDGTGVGDNVVNQLLAKMDGVDQLNNILVIGMTNRKDLIDSALLRPGRFEVQVEIQLPDEHGRLQILEIQTKKMRENNMMAPDVNLKELAALTKNFSGAEIEGLVKSASSFAINKTVSIGKGSTKLNPKDIAAMKVTMQEFLSALDEVTPAFGISEEDLKTCVEGGVIPYSTRVEDILKNGQRYVRQVRDSDKSRLVSLLIHGPAGSGKTALAAAIGLKSEFPFIRLISPEEIAGMSESAKIAYIDNTFRDAYKSPLNILVIDSIETLVDWVPIGPRFSNNILQVLKVYLKRKPPKDRRLLLISTTSTYSVLQQMDLLSCFDNEIAVPNITNLDEFNNVMIETDFLDDAGRVQVLNEFSRLGLKLNVGIKKALTNIETARFDENPVNEIVELMAQSV; encoded by the coding sequence ATGGAGAAGTTCGGATTAGCTGGTAAGCTACCATCTTTTGGAAGGGCTACGCACAATGCCCCTCCAAACATGTCCAATGTTGACATGTCCCCTCGTCACTTGGCTGTGGCCAACTGTCCTAATAACGCGTTCGCGCTTGCCAATGTTGCAGCTGTGTCGCCATCTGACTTTCCTGATAACATATACGTGCTCGTCGACAatctctttgttttcacgACGAAGCACTCGAACGACGTGCCACCTGGCACCATTGGCTTCAATGGTAATCAGAGAACTTGGGGCGGCTGGTCCCTAAACCAAGCAGTCCAAGCCAGAGCGTTTGATCTTTTTCAGTATAGCGGAAAACACGCATATCTGGGTACGTTGGATCTCGAAATTAGCTTTAGATCCAAAGGAAAAGCTGTAGACACGCAATTCGAGCAAGACGACCTTGCCAAgcagtttctcaaaaactttgagTCTCAGATATTCTCTCCTACTCAGTACCTAATATTCGAGTACAAAGGCCATATTTTTGATATCAAGGTCAAAGGCTTACAAACCATCGATCTTGGTGACGTTGAGATTGTCACCCCTATCTCAACAGGGATCGAAACAAAGGGAATTCTTATAAAGCAGACGCAGATAAACTACTTCAAGGGCAGAGATGGGCTAGTAAATTTGAAGTCCGGCAACTCTTTGAGACCGAGGTCAGATGCTGTTATAAGGCctgacttcaagtttgaggACTTAGGCGTGGGAGGTCTAGACAAAGAGTTCACGAAAATATTCAGAAGAGCTTTTGCGAGTAGAATCTTCCCACCAGCAgtcattgaaaaactggGCATTTCCCATGTCAAAGGGTTGCTTCTTCATGGGCCTCCTGGGACAGGTAAGACGCTGATCGCCCGGAAAATAGGTACAATGTTGAATGCCAAAGAGCCAAAGATTGTCAATGGTCCGGAAATTTTGAGCAAATACGTCGGCTCgtcagaagaaaacatccgtaatttgttcaaagatGCCGAGGCCGAGTACAAGGCAAAGGGTGAAGAGTCATCACTACACAtcattatttttgatgagttAGATTCTGTCTTCAAACAGAGAGGTTCACGCGGCGATGGTACAGGTGTGGGAGACAATGTTGTCAACCAACTGCTTGCTAAAATGGACGGTGTAGACCAGCTCAATAATATCCTTGTTATAGGTATGACGAACCGTAAGGATTTGATTGATAGTGCATTGCTTCGTCCAGGTCGTTTTGAAGTGCAAGTCGAAATCCAGCTTCCAGATGAACATGGCAGACTTcagattcttgaaatccAGACGAAAAAGATGCGCGAGAATAACATGATGGCACCAGATGTCAACTTAAAAGAGCTTGCCGCGCTCACTAAAAACTTTTCCGGTGCTGAAATTGAGGGTCTAGTCAAAAGTGCCAGCTCTTTCGCAATCAACAAAACTGTGAGCATTGGGAAGGGCAGCACGAAATTAAACCCTAAGGACATTGCTGCCATGAAAGTCACAATGCAGGAGTTTCTAAGCGCCCTCGACGAAGTTACTCCAGCATTCGGAATAAGCGAAGAGGACCTAAAAACGTGCGTTGAGGGGGGTGTTATTCCCTACTCTACAAGAGTGGAAGATATTTTAAAAAATGGTCAGCGTTACGTGCGCCAGGTCAGGGATAGTGACAAATCCAGGCTAGTGTCTCTGTTGATTCATGGCCCGGCTGGCTCCGGTAAGACTGCTTTAGCGGCTGCTATCGGCTTGAAGTCAGAGTTCCCTTTTATAAGACTAATTTCCCCGGAGGAAATAGCCGGCATGTCCGAGAGTGCGAAGATTGCATACATCGACAACACTTTTAGGGACGCGTACAAATCACCGCTAAATATTTTGGTTATTGACTCTATTGAGACGTTAGTCGACTGGGTACCAATTGGCCCTCGCTTTTCTAACAACATCCTTCAGGTTTTGAAGGTATACCTGAAACGTAAACCCCCCAAAGATCGCCGTTTGCTTCTCAtctcaacaacttccacCTATTCTGTTTTGCAACAGATGGAcctgttgagctgcttTGACAATGAAATAGCCGTGCCTAACATCACAAACCTTGACGAGTTCAACAACGTGATGATAGAAACTGATTTCCTCGATGATGCCGGCAGGGTCCAGGTTCTGAATGAATTTTCGAGACTTGGCCTCAAGTTGAATGTTGGCATAAAAAAGGCGCTCACGAATATCGAAACTGCCAGATTTGATGAGAATCCTGTCAATGAAATAGTGGAGTTGATGGCGCAGTCAGTCTAA
- the EMC10 gene encoding Emc10p (some similarities with uniprot|Q12025 Saccharomyces cerevisiae YDR056C Hypothetical ORF), which translates to MRFLCVFLLCVTAVLGSEVRIPLFMQKPGQSEKVPLATLIYDPELSFVDIADINDSFKEDSYCVGAQMAENYYSCFSYLNLRHPLRYDLYLDTSQNTHLLYKLSLKPNPNAKGIQPLLRAPVAGPEAQVTKLRKTTKTYEDKKAMSNPSAASLGEDIEIDDRSFIQKNWKFILIGLVLYAISSAGNSSQ; encoded by the exons atgaggTTTTTATGTGTCTTTCTTCTATGTGTGACAGCCGTGCTTGGCTCTGAAGTCCGCATACCGCTCTTCATGCAAAAGCCCGGGCAAAGCGAGAAAGTCCCACTTGCCACGTTAATTTACGACCCGGAATTAAGCTTCGTGGACATTGCGGATATCAATgactctttcaaggaaGACAGCTACTGCGTGGGTGCTCAGATGGCGGAGAACTACTACTCCTGTTTCTCCTACCTCAAC CTAAGGCATCCTCTGCGCTATGATTTGTATCTCGATACCAGTCAAAATACTCACCTTCTGTATAAGCTGTCGTTGAAACCCAATCCTAACGCCAAGGGAATACAGCCATTACTGAGAGCGCCAGTGGCAGGGCCAGAAGCTCAGGTAACAAAACTGAGAAAGACCACTAAGACATACGAAGATAAAAAAGCCATGTCGAATCCTTCTGCTGCGTCTCTTGGAGAGGATATCGAGATTGATGACAGATCTTTCATCCAAAAGAACTGGAAGTTTATTCTGATCGGACTAGTCCTTTACGCCATCTCCAGTGCTGGCAACAGCTCCCAGTGA
- the YOS9 gene encoding Yos9p (some similarities with uniprot|Q04313 Saccharomyces cerevisiae YDR057W YOS9 Glycoprotein of the ER membrane involved in ER-to-Golgi transport of glycosylphosphatidylinositol (GPI)-anchored proteins): MRIKASLALATLWGQLRLVSCFDLMGDKSSLPRYSVNYVDPETLDQLLSSENSSTLRDKVMQLDGNSKFFAPSVKIESIAENSTELQVQADQVLKQSYDIITEELTDTCLEYPTDFWIYRFCFGKNITQFNYVDGKVSLHYVLAKLRLADQDDVQLLHKLGRYYVSESGGDGDYCATTNDARRVEVRYLCQPGIDHIAIIRVRETTFCHYEIEIAAPQLCQYELLSVGERKVTAHPIFFTTNPDADSIRSLLEYSPTFLGSGFYFLQERSNPKFTGMRNNAASKLLYIEELKLSGEDAELDPSEKLFFDRAANAFQEIILKNLFPKSQNLPLTIEDAFVWFVEVVDKRGDHLCILRVGVESGIASISFDQSGESGLNFRGNAFQPVQRASSFATGVEASEITLGFKEDHTALSVQAEGVEPQRHDNFAARLVSKLNEIDENTQGEGWSIITMQTMEPLEDASLTPGALTALEPGPEQDTVNVAGGTEKPEDITKTAPVEKQGPEQGFETPKEAFVEHDEL; the protein is encoded by the coding sequence ATGAGGATTAAAGCTTCGTTAGCCCTGGCGACGCTTTGGGGGCAGCTCAGGCTGGTGAGCTGTTTTGATCTGATGGGGGACAAGAGCAGCCTTCCTAGGTATTCGGTGAACTATGTTGATCCAGAGACGCTCGACCAGTTGTTATCCTCAGAAAACTCATCTACGCTCAGAGATAAGGTTATGCAACTTGACGGCAACAGCAAATTCTTTGCTCCCAGTGTAAAGATTGAGTCCATAGCAGAGAACAGTACCGAACTGCAAGTTCAAGCTGATCAAGTTTTAAAGCAGAGCTACGATATCATAACCGAAGAGCTGACGGACACATGCCTAGAATATCCAACAGATTTTTGGATCTATAGGTTCTGCTTTGGCAAGAATATCACACAGTTCAACTATGTGGATGGTAAGGTCAGCCTGCACTATGTCTTAGCCAAACTTCGTCTGGCAGATCAAGATGACGTTCAACTCCTCCATAAACTGGGGCGCTATTATGTGAGTGAGAGCGGAGGTGATGGTGATTACTGTGCAACAACCAATGATGCGCGTAGAGTTGAAGTTCGATACTTGTGCCAACCCGGCATTGATCACATCGCGATAATACGTGTACGAGAAACAACATTTTGCCACTATGAAATCGAAATCGCGGCTCCACAGCTTTGCCAAtatgagcttctttccGTAGGAGAAAGAAAGGTAACCGCGCACccaatttttttcaccACTAATCCTGATGCGGATTCGATTCGATCTCTATTAGAGTATAGTCCAACTTTTCTTGGGAGTGGTTTCTACTTTCTGCAGGAGAGGTCTAATCCAAAATTTACCGGAATGAGAAATAACGCCGCCTCAAAGCTCCTGTATATTGAGGAATTGAAGCTAAGCGGTGAGGATGCTGAACTTGACCCATCAGAGAAactcttctttgacagagCTGCCAacgcttttcaagagatCATACTGAAAAACCTTTTTCCGAAGTCGCAAAATCTTCCACTGACCATAGAGGATGCATTTGTTTGGTTTGTTGAGGTTGTTGATAAGAGGGGTGATCACCTTTGCATACTCAGGGTTGGGGTGGAGTCAGGAATCGCGAGTATTTCTTTTGATCAGAGTGGAGAAAGCGGGCTCAATTTCCGCGGCAACGCTTTCCAGCCGGTCCAGCGTGCTTCATCGTTCGCGACTGGAGTTGAAGCTAGCGAAATCACTTtgggcttcaaagaagatcACACTGCTTTATCCGTGCAAGCTGAAGGCGTTGAACCCCAGAGACATGATAATTTCGCAGCCAGATTAGTATCGAAACTTAACGAAATTGATGAAAATACTCAAGGTGAAGGCTGGAGTATAATAACAATGCAAACCATGGAGCCTTTAGAAGATGCTAGTCTTACGCCTGGAGCGCTGACAGCGTTAGAACCCGGGCCTGAACAAGATACAGTCAACGTCGCTGGGGGCACTGAAAAGCCTGAGGACATAACAAAAACAGCTCCAGTTGAGAAGCAAGGTCCCGAGCAGGGTTTTGAAACCCCAAAGGAAGCATTTGTTGAACATGATGAACTATGA